In one window of Phoenix dactylifera mitochondrion, complete genome DNA:
- the rps19 gene encoding ribosomal protein S19 — translation MPRRSIWKGSFVDAFLFRMKKNRESLLSRKIWSRRSSISPEFVDCSVLIYNGKTPVRCKITEGKVGHKFGEFASTRRRRPSRTNKGKGRKGKKESLSAIWHEKEIRFR, via the coding sequence ATGCCACGACGATCTATATGGAAGGGAAGTTTTGTTGATGCTTTCCTGTTTAGAATGAAGAAGAACAGAGAAAGTCTTTTGAGCAGGAAAATTTGGTCACGTAGATCTTCTATTTCGCCGGAATTCGTTGATTGCTCCGTACTCATTTACAATGGAAAAACTCCTGTTCGTTGTAAGATCACTGAAGGAAAGGTTGGTCATAAATTTGGAGAGTTTGCTTCTACACGGAGACGAAGACCTTCGAGAACAAATAAAGGAAAGGGAAGAAAGGGGAAAAAGGAAAGTCTAAGCGCCATATGGCACGAAAAGGAAATCCGATTTCGGTAA